The DNA window TGCTAAGATTCTAATAGATGGGTATCAATCCGATAGTTTATTACTAACTACATTGATGGATTTTTACTCAATTTGTCACAAGAGTGATGATGCATGTAAGGTGTTCGATGAAATGCCAATTAGAGATACTATCTCATGGAATGTATTGATTTCTTGTTACACCCGTAATAAACGAACTCTAGACGCATTATCTGCGTTCGATACAATGCAATCGCTAGAATTCGACTGTAAACCGGATCAAGTAACTTGCTTGTTAGCACTTCAGGCTTGCACCACGCATTCGGGAAAACTTGAATTCGGAGAGAGAATTCACGATTACATTGAAAGAAACGGGTACAGTTCCATTCCTAATATATGTCACGCCCTCGTATCGATGTATTCGCGATTCAATCGTATCGAAAAGGCTTACAAAGTATTCACCACATCTGCTAATAAAGACTTGGTCTCTTGGACATCGATCATCTCGGGTTTTGCGACGAATGGACATGGAAAAGTAGCGATTGATGCTTTTATTGAGATGGAGGAATCGGGTATTTCTCCTGATGAACATGCCTACACTGCAGTTCTCTCCGCCTGCAGTCGCTCGGGACTTATCGATGAAGGTTTGATGATTTTCGACCGGTTGTTAAAAGAAACCATAATAAAGCCAACCATACATCATTACGGATGTATGGTCGATCTTCTAGCTCGTGAAGGCTATCTCAAGAAAGCATACGATCTTATTCTTTCGATGCAGGTTAAGCCAGATGCTAAGATATGGAGAACACTATTGTCAGCTTGTAGAACTCAAAACCAAAATCATTCTGTCATAGCTGGGAATGTGGTTGAGCATTTGGTCGAACTTAGAGCTCGAGAACTCGGGGACTACGTATTATTACTGAATATATATTCTTCGTTGGGAAACCACGATAAGGTTGAGGAAACGAAGGCCATGATGGGTGAGAAAGGAATCGGGCTATCATCTGATTGCAGCACGATCGAAGTGAATCGGAAGTTGTATGAGTTTTTTGCAGACGATATCTCGCATTATCGAAAGACAGAAGTTTACAGAATGGTGGAAGAGGTTGGACAGCAACTGAGGATTGCGGGTTATGATGGAGATGGATTTGATTTGCATAGTGAAAAGTTGGCGATTGCTTTTGGACTTTTGTCGACTAATCCTGGATCGACAATAAGAGTTGCGAAGAATCTGGATGTTTGTTCTGATTGTCATAGTTATGTTAAGTTGCTTTCTAGTGTTTATAATCGAGAAATTATTATTAGGGATAGAACCAAATCGCATAGTTTCTGGCTTGGGCGGTGCTCGTGTAATGCCTAGTTTTGAATTCAAAACACTTTCTCGATCTGAATCTgaatatttgtttgacaaaAATTGAAACATTTCATTTGTGAGGTATCTCAACTAGAACACATGGTCCAAATCCAAGATTAGAAAGTGCCTCCAATTGGTGGATTGATCCTTTAAAATATAGGTAAACATTACATTATTCTTTCAAACCAACTTTTACTTTCATTTATGTCAATTGGGACTTCAAATTGTGGGACATTTTGAATGattcaataaatttatgaatttatattcaatttgtCAATATGTTATAAAGTAATGTGTAAGAAATTGTATAGTGGGGATGTTGGGGGAAAAGTAGTGGGGAAGAAGAAAGTGGTAGAATTCCACAAATACACCTCACATGTCCACTTCAATCATCACCATTTTCTAagctaatataatataataaaataaaataaaaatgggtaGGGCCTAACATAATTAGGTAATGATAAATGCTTCTTAATTATTGaatcttaaattaataataggTTAATGATACAAGTATTTTTTTAGATTACAACATTGGAAACGAGATATTTTTTAAgacaatttttttcaatttgacaAAGGatcatatttacattttttccatgtctcaaattaaaaaatataaaatgagaggATTTGTTATATTTTACCTATTTATGTGGAGTTCACATTCACGTTTTATGTGTATATTTTTCACAATATGAACATGAACCCACCTTAGGACACATGGTATGAAACAACCAATTATCTCCCAACGAAGAAGGTGAGATCACCTATTACGGATCATTCTCTGCTCCCACTCACAGGGAGGGATAAAAGagtaaaaaaacttatttttaaattggaCTGTTTTGCGCCTCATGGTGAGGAAGAACATAATAGCAGAGGATGATCGATAATAGATGATCTCTCAATctgtaaaataaatacaatttgaAGAAGTGGACACTTTGGGGGCACATGGTAGAAAACAACATATCCTCCCATAATATAAAAGAGAGGTACATGGCCTTgtcttattatttataacaataaaaaacattaaataataatttaacaacaTTAATGTACCCCTAACACTAAATGgtgatacatatattataaccATGAGAAATATTGTTCTCAAAACTAAATTGAACTAAAATGGCTATAGATTACCCACAAATAATGAGTAATTCTAACATGTTTCATGAGAATTTTGGAGCAAATCATGTCCATGAACGAATCAACAATCAAAACAGCCTCGACCTAGTTGTGGCTTTGGATTGTGGCGATTATTAGCTCCTGATCCCGGGTAATCATGGAGCTCAACATCCATTCTTCTTATCATACTCGTCTCTTCCACATCAATCATTTTCTTCTCGGGTTCCTATCCATtataagaagagagaaaaaactcAACTCAACAACAAGAATATGAGCCATTCTCTTTAGGTTAATTAATCCGGAGATATATAGAATCATAGATCGACATACATCTATAAATCATGATGAGTTTGTACATACCAAATTGATAAGGGTGTTCTTCGAATCTTTAAAACCTTGAACTTCATGCATTATGGCTATTGTTCCTATAACACAAAAATGTAAGAGATGATGAAGAATATGAAGGAAATATAATCAAGATGAATGAGTAGAAATAGAATAAGGCTTTTGAAAACTCACTTGTAAGTGGAATGGCATTCAATGAGTTCATATGAGAAAACCCTAGTAGAACAACCACTAATATAAGGAGAAAATTTATCTTCATGGCTGCAATTCTATCTCTAGTAACCATTTACAGGCTTTCAAACTTTGTTGTGATAATAAAAGATAGCCAactagtatttatatataacagcCAACTTATTATGTTCATGCACTATGTGTGGCTACTTTAATTTGCATGAGAATAGCCAACAATCTTGCTTTTAAAAGTCAAAAAG is part of the Impatiens glandulifera chromosome 1, dImpGla2.1, whole genome shotgun sequence genome and encodes:
- the LOC124917982 gene encoding pentatricopeptide repeat-containing protein At3g47530 yields the protein MIERYKSLIDLIRSSSQPAQLLQIHAHLYRASFIHDPYASLCLLTSVARLFHHNLTYLRRIFNLTRNPKLNHYTAIIRAYSNSKFPHEGFKLYREMRQRGISPDALSSSLSTKSCTKMSWLFGGLQLHAKILIDGYQSDSLLLTTLMDFYSICHKSDDACKVFDEMPIRDTISWNVLISCYTRNKRTLDALSAFDTMQSLEFDCKPDQVTCLLALQACTTHSGKLEFGERIHDYIERNGYSSIPNICHALVSMYSRFNRIEKAYKVFTTSANKDLVSWTSIISGFATNGHGKVAIDAFIEMEESGISPDEHAYTAVLSACSRSGLIDEGLMIFDRLLKETIIKPTIHHYGCMVDLLAREGYLKKAYDLILSMQVKPDAKIWRTLLSACRTQNQNHSVIAGNVVEHLVELRARELGDYVLLLNIYSSLGNHDKVEETKAMMGEKGIGLSSDCSTIEVNRKLYEFFADDISHYRKTEVYRMVEEVGQQLRIAGYDGDGFDLHSEKLAIAFGLLSTNPGSTIRVAKNLDVCSDCHSYVKLLSSVYNREIIIRDRTKSHSFWLGRCSCNA
- the LOC124917991 gene encoding uncharacterized protein LOC124917991 translates to MVTRDRIAAMKINFLLILVVVLLGFSHMNSLNAIPLTRTIAIMHEVQGFKDSKNTLINLEPEKKMIDVEETSMIRRMDVELHDYPGSGANNRHNPKPQLGRGCFDC